The genomic window GTCCGCGCTATCGCATTGACTGTTTCAACCTCTCATCCCTGCACGGTTGGCATGATCTGGCTCGTCTCACTGCAAGACGCCTTACTCTGCCAGAGGTGCCTATGCTTGCACCAAGCCCTCCACGCAGTTAAGGGCCCTCCCGCAGGGCGCGTGTAAGGGTGCCCGTGGGTCAAACGCCTCAGAAGAAGGATCGCAAGGGATGGGTTCTCAGCCGGCTAAAGCAGACGCAGTGCCAGAGGAACAGGCGCCACAAGAACAAGCATTGGCAATTCAGCTGAAATCCATCATCGCCGATGTGCTTGGCATTGATGCCGAAGATGCAGCCGCACTTGATGAAGACAGCGGCCTGTTCGGACACCTGCCCGAACTTGACTCGATGGCCGTCGCTGGGCTTTTGACGGAAATCGAAGACCGTCTCGACATCGTAATTGAAGATGAGGATGTGGACGGCGAAATGCTTGAAACCTTTGGCGGATTGTTGGCCTTTGCAAAGGCGAAGCTGGCCGAGGGCTGATCAAGCGTGAACGCGCCTGAGCCACGCATGATAGCGACTTGGCGCGCCCCCTCTTTGGGTGGCAAGTCTGCCGAAGAATTACTGGTTTCCTTTGACCGAGGCCGGGCAAG from Erythrobacter sp. SCSIO 43205 includes these protein-coding regions:
- a CDS encoding acyl carrier protein, encoding MGSQPAKADAVPEEQAPQEQALAIQLKSIIADVLGIDAEDAAALDEDSGLFGHLPELDSMAVAGLLTEIEDRLDIVIEDEDVDGEMLETFGGLLAFAKAKLAEG